The Pseudomonas sp. G2-4 genome window below encodes:
- a CDS encoding nucleoside triphosphate pyrophosphatase: MKPLYLASGSPRRRELLTQIGVPFTAIGADIDETPLDHETPSAYVERLARGKAEAGRSVTPADLDGCVLGADTAVVLDGKILGKPLDQADSLAMLLSLSGRDHEVLTAIAVLDGQRCESRVVRSRVRFRSITEQEAVAYWASGEPRDKAGGYGIQGLGAVFVAGLEGSYSAVVGLPLCETAELLGHFGIPCWQTLNAR; this comes from the coding sequence ATGAAGCCGCTTTACCTCGCCTCCGGCTCACCGCGTCGGCGTGAACTGCTCACGCAGATCGGCGTGCCTTTTACCGCCATCGGCGCGGACATCGATGAAACGCCCCTGGATCACGAAACCCCTTCGGCCTATGTCGAGCGTTTGGCGCGTGGCAAGGCCGAGGCCGGGCGAAGCGTCACACCGGCCGACCTGGATGGTTGTGTACTGGGCGCCGACACGGCCGTGGTGCTGGACGGAAAGATTCTCGGCAAACCACTGGACCAGGCTGATTCCCTGGCCATGCTCTTGAGCCTGTCGGGCCGCGACCATGAAGTGTTGACCGCCATTGCGGTACTGGACGGGCAACGTTGCGAATCCCGCGTCGTGCGCAGCCGGGTGCGTTTTCGTTCCATCACTGAACAGGAAGCGGTTGCCTACTGGGCCAGCGGTGAACCTCGGGACAAGGCCGGTGGCTATGGCATCCAGGGGCTGGGCGCGGTGTTCGTCGCCGGTCTGGAGGGCAGCTATTCGGCCGTGGTTGGCCTGCCATTGTGCGAAACCGCAGAACTACTGGGCCATTTCGGCATACCCTGTTGGCAAACCTTGAACGCGCGCTGA
- the gatB gene encoding Asp-tRNA(Asn)/Glu-tRNA(Gln) amidotransferase subunit GatB has product MQWEVVIGLEIHTQLTTRSKIFSGSSTTFGSEPNTQASLVDLGMPGVLPVLNAEAVRMAVMFGLAIDAEIGQHNVFARKNYFYPDLPKGYQISQMELPIVGKGHLDIALEDGTVKRVGITRAHLEEDAGKSLHEEFNGATGIDLNRAGTPLLEIVSEPDMRSAKEAVAYVKAIHALVRYLGICDGNMAEGSLRCDCNVSIRPKGQVEFGTRCEIKNVNSFRFIEKAINSEIQRQIELIEDGGKVIQQTRLYDPNKDETRPMRSKEEANDYRYFPDPDLLPVVIEDSFLNDVRATLPELPPQKRERFQAQFGLSSYDANVLATSREQADYFEKVVSIGGDAKLAANWVMVELGSLLNKQGLEIDESPVSAEQLGGMLLRIKDNTISGKIAKMVFEAMANGEGSADEIIEKRGLKQVTDTGAISAVLDEMLAANAEQVEQYRAADEAKRGKMFGFFVGQAMKASKGKANPQQVNELLKSKLEG; this is encoded by the coding sequence ATGCAATGGGAAGTCGTGATCGGGCTGGAGATTCATACCCAGCTCACCACCCGGTCGAAAATCTTTTCCGGTAGCTCCACCACATTCGGCTCCGAGCCCAACACCCAGGCCAGCCTGGTCGACCTGGGCATGCCCGGCGTGCTGCCGGTGCTCAATGCCGAAGCGGTGCGCATGGCGGTGATGTTCGGCCTGGCGATCGATGCCGAGATCGGCCAGCACAACGTGTTCGCCCGCAAGAACTACTTCTATCCGGACCTGCCCAAGGGCTACCAGATCAGTCAGATGGAACTGCCGATTGTCGGCAAGGGCCACCTGGACATCGCCCTGGAAGACGGCACGGTCAAGCGCGTCGGCATCACCCGCGCGCACCTGGAAGAAGACGCCGGCAAGAGCCTGCACGAAGAATTCAACGGTGCCACCGGCATCGACCTGAACCGTGCTGGCACGCCGCTGCTGGAAATCGTCTCCGAACCGGACATGCGCAGCGCCAAGGAAGCCGTGGCCTACGTCAAGGCAATCCATGCGCTGGTGCGCTACCTGGGCATTTGCGACGGCAACATGGCCGAAGGCTCGCTGCGCTGCGACTGCAACGTGTCGATCCGGCCCAAGGGCCAGGTTGAGTTCGGCACTCGTTGCGAGATCAAGAACGTCAACTCGTTCCGCTTCATCGAGAAGGCGATCAACAGTGAGATCCAGCGCCAGATCGAACTGATCGAGGACGGTGGCAAGGTCATCCAGCAGACCCGCCTGTACGACCCGAACAAGGACGAGACCCGTCCGATGCGCAGCAAGGAAGAAGCCAACGACTACCGTTACTTCCCCGACCCGGACCTGCTGCCGGTGGTCATCGAGGATTCGTTCCTCAACGACGTGCGCGCCACCCTGCCGGAACTGCCACCGCAAAAACGCGAGCGCTTCCAGGCGCAGTTCGGGCTGTCGAGCTATGACGCCAACGTCCTGGCCACCAGCCGCGAGCAGGCCGATTACTTCGAGAAAGTCGTGAGCATCGGCGGCGATGCCAAGCTGGCGGCCAACTGGGTGATGGTCGAGCTGGGCAGCCTGCTGAACAAGCAAGGCCTGGAAATCGACGAGTCGCCGGTATCGGCCGAACAACTGGGCGGCATGCTGCTGCGGATCAAGGACAACACCATTTCCGGCAAGATCGCCAAGATGGTGTTCGAAGCCATGGCCAATGGTGAAGGCAGCGCCGACGAGATCATCGAGAAGCGCGGCTTGAAGCAAGTCACCGACACCGGTGCGATCAGCGCCGTGCTCGATGAAATGCTCGCGGCCAACGCCGAGCAGGTCGAACAGTACCGTGCGGCAGACGAAGCCAAGCGCGGCAAAATGTTCGGCTTCTTCGTCGGCCAGGCCATGAAAGCCTCCAAAGGCAAGGCCAACCCGCAACAGGTCAACGAACTGCTCAAAAGCAAGCTCGAAGGCTGA
- the gatA gene encoding Asp-tRNA(Asn)/Glu-tRNA(Gln) amidotransferase subunit GatA translates to MHHMTLAEIARGLADKKFSSEELTQVLLARIAQLDPQLNSFISLTPELALSQAKAADARRANGENGALLGAPIAHKDLFCTQGIRTSCGSKMLDNFKAPYDATVVAKLAAAGAVTLGKTNMDEFAMGSANESSYYGAVKNPWNLEHVPGGSSGGSAAAVAARLLPAATATDTGGSIRQPAAFTNLTGLKPTYGRVSRWGMIAYASSLDQGGPLARTAEDCAILLQGMAGFDPNDSTSIDEPVPDYSASLNGSLQGLRIGVPKEYFGAGLDPRIADLIHNSIKELEKLGAVVKEISLPNMQHAIPAYYVIAPAEASSNLSRFDGVRFGHRCENPENLIDLYKRSRGEGFGAEVQRRIMVGAYALSAGYYDAYYLKAQKIRRLVKNDFMAAFNEVDIILGPTTPNPAWKLGAKNSDPIAAYLEDVYTITANLAGLPGLSMPAGFVDGLPVGVQLLAPYFQEGRLLNVAHQYQLNTDWHTRTPTGF, encoded by the coding sequence ATGCATCACATGACCCTGGCCGAGATCGCCCGCGGACTCGCCGATAAAAAGTTTTCTTCCGAAGAGCTGACCCAGGTCCTGCTGGCGCGCATCGCCCAGCTCGACCCACAGCTCAACAGTTTCATCAGCCTCACCCCGGAGCTGGCCCTGAGCCAGGCCAAGGCCGCCGACGCCCGTCGCGCCAACGGTGAGAACGGCGCCCTGCTCGGCGCGCCGATTGCCCACAAGGATCTGTTCTGCACCCAGGGCATCCGCACCAGCTGCGGCTCGAAGATGCTCGACAACTTCAAGGCCCCGTACGACGCCACCGTGGTCGCCAAACTGGCCGCCGCCGGCGCCGTGACCCTGGGCAAGACCAACATGGACGAATTCGCCATGGGTTCGGCCAACGAGTCGAGCTACTACGGCGCCGTTAAAAACCCATGGAACCTGGAACACGTGCCAGGCGGTTCGTCCGGCGGTTCCGCCGCCGCCGTGGCCGCGCGCCTGTTGCCAGCCGCCACCGCCACCGACACCGGCGGTTCGATTCGCCAGCCGGCGGCGTTCACCAACCTCACCGGCCTCAAGCCCACCTACGGCCGAGTCTCGCGCTGGGGCATGATCGCCTACGCCTCCAGCCTCGACCAGGGCGGCCCGCTGGCCCGCACCGCCGAAGACTGCGCGATCCTGCTGCAAGGCATGGCCGGCTTCGACCCGAACGATTCCACCAGCATCGATGAGCCGGTGCCGGACTACAGCGCCAGCCTCAACGGCTCGCTGCAAGGCCTGCGCATCGGCGTGCCGAAGGAATACTTCGGCGCCGGTCTCGACCCGCGCATCGCCGACCTGATCCACAACAGCATCAAGGAACTGGAAAAGCTCGGCGCGGTGGTCAAGGAAATCAGCCTGCCGAACATGCAGCACGCGATTCCCGCGTACTACGTGATCGCTCCAGCGGAGGCGTCCTCGAACCTGTCGCGTTTCGACGGCGTGCGCTTCGGCCATCGCTGCGAGAACCCGGAAAACCTGATCGACCTGTACAAGCGCTCCCGTGGCGAAGGCTTCGGTGCCGAAGTGCAGCGCCGGATCATGGTTGGTGCCTACGCGTTGTCCGCCGGCTACTACGATGCCTACTACCTCAAGGCGCAGAAAATCCGGCGCCTGGTGAAGAACGATTTCATGGCCGCCTTCAACGAGGTCGACATCATCCTCGGCCCGACCACGCCGAACCCGGCCTGGAAACTCGGCGCCAAGAACAGCGACCCGATCGCTGCGTACCTGGAAGACGTCTACACCATCACCGCCAACCTCGCCGGCTTGCCGGGCCTGTCCATGCCGGCCGGCTTCGTCGATGGCCTGCCGGTAGGTGTACAGTTGCTCGCGCCGTATTTCCAGGAAGGCCGCCTGTTGAACGTTGCCCACCAGTATCAGTTGAACACTGACTGGCACACCCGCACCCCAACCGGCTTCTGA
- the gatC gene encoding Asp-tRNA(Asn)/Glu-tRNA(Gln) amidotransferase subunit GatC, which produces MALERSDVEKIAHLACLGLNEADLPHITSALNSILGLVDEMQAVNTDGIEPLAHPLEASQRLRADVVTESNHREAYQSIAPAVENGLYLVPKVID; this is translated from the coding sequence ATGGCGCTTGAACGCTCCGACGTGGAAAAAATCGCTCATCTGGCCTGTCTGGGCCTCAATGAAGCCGATCTTCCACACATTACTTCTGCCCTGAACAGCATTCTGGGGCTGGTCGACGAGATGCAGGCGGTCAATACCGACGGTATCGAACCACTGGCTCACCCACTGGAAGCCAGCCAGCGCCTGCGCGCCGACGTCGTGACCGAGTCCAATCACCGCGAGGCCTACCAGTCCATCGCACCAGCGGTCGAAAACGGCCTGTACCTGGTTCCGAAAGTCATCGACTAA
- the mreD gene encoding rod shape-determining protein MreD, which translates to MSSTQSGNGWMVWLTFAIGLLLSVSPLPQFMEILRPLWLALLLAFWALALPHKVGMVTAWCLGLAEDVLYGTLLGQNALILTLITFLVLSLQQRLRMFPMWQQCLVILVIFGLAQLVQLWLSALTGNRQPTLALVLPALVSALLWPWVSFGLRGLRLRFKIN; encoded by the coding sequence ATGAGCAGTACTCAATCCGGCAACGGTTGGATGGTCTGGCTGACCTTCGCCATCGGCCTGTTGCTCAGCGTTTCGCCGCTGCCGCAGTTCATGGAAATCCTGCGGCCACTGTGGTTGGCGTTATTGCTGGCCTTCTGGGCGCTGGCGCTGCCGCATAAGGTCGGCATGGTCACCGCCTGGTGCCTGGGCCTGGCCGAGGACGTGCTCTATGGCACATTGCTGGGGCAAAACGCGCTGATCCTGACGCTGATCACGTTCCTGGTGCTGTCGCTGCAACAACGCTTGCGGATGTTCCCCATGTGGCAGCAATGCCTGGTGATCCTGGTGATTTTCGGCCTGGCGCAACTGGTGCAATTGTGGCTCAGCGCGCTCACTGGCAATCGTCAACCGACCCTGGCGCTGGTGCTGCCGGCCCTGGTCAGTGCCTTGCTCTGGCCTTGGGTCAGCTTCGGTTTGCGGGGCCTGCGCCTGCGTTTCAAAATCAACTGA
- the rng gene encoding ribonuclease G produces MSEEILINITPMESRVAVVENGVLQEVHVERTQKRGIVGNIYKGKVVRVLPGMQAAFVDIGLDRAAFIHASEISMREGPAVESISALVHEGQSLVVQVTKDPIGSKGARLTTQLSIPSRYLVYMPRTAHVGISLKIEDEAERERLKQVVSDCVEKEGIKEAGGFILRTAAEGAGADEILMDIRYLRRLWDQIAEQIKTIATPSVIYEDLGLALRTLRDLVSPKIEKIRIDSRETFQKTTQFVAELMPEIADRLEHYPGERPIFDLYGVEDEIQKALERKVPLKSGGYLVVDPAEAMSTIDVNTGAFVGHRNLEETIFKTNLEAATAIARQLRLRNLGGIIIIDFIDMEHEEHQRQVLRTLEKQLERDHAKTNIIGITELGLVQMTRKRTRESLEQVLCEPCSSCQGRGKLKTPETVCYEIFREILREARAYQATGYRVLANQKVVDRLLDEESGNVAELEAFIGRTIRFQVETMYSQEQYDVVLL; encoded by the coding sequence ATGAGTGAAGAGATCCTGATCAACATCACGCCGATGGAATCGCGCGTGGCGGTGGTTGAAAACGGTGTTCTGCAAGAGGTCCACGTTGAGCGCACGCAAAAGCGTGGCATCGTCGGCAATATCTACAAGGGCAAGGTGGTGCGGGTGTTGCCGGGGATGCAGGCGGCGTTCGTCGACATCGGCCTGGACCGCGCGGCGTTCATCCATGCCTCGGAAATTTCCATGCGCGAAGGGCCGGCCGTAGAGAGCATCAGCGCGCTGGTTCATGAAGGCCAGAGCCTGGTGGTGCAGGTCACCAAGGACCCCATCGGCTCCAAGGGCGCGCGCCTGACCACGCAGCTGTCGATACCGTCGCGCTACCTGGTGTACATGCCGCGTACCGCCCACGTCGGTATTTCCCTGAAGATCGAAGACGAAGCCGAGCGCGAGCGCCTCAAACAGGTGGTCAGCGATTGCGTGGAAAAAGAAGGCATCAAGGAAGCCGGTGGTTTCATCCTGCGCACCGCGGCCGAAGGGGCCGGGGCCGATGAAATCCTTATGGACATCCGTTACCTGCGCCGGCTCTGGGACCAGATAGCCGAGCAAATCAAGACCATCGCCACCCCCAGTGTGATCTACGAGGACCTGGGCCTGGCGCTGCGCACGCTGCGGGACCTGGTCAGCCCCAAGATCGAGAAAATCCGTATCGATTCCCGGGAAACCTTCCAGAAGACCACCCAGTTCGTCGCCGAACTGATGCCGGAAATCGCCGATCGCCTTGAGCATTACCCGGGCGAGCGGCCGATTTTCGACCTGTATGGCGTCGAGGACGAAATCCAGAAAGCCCTTGAACGCAAGGTGCCGCTCAAGTCCGGCGGTTACCTGGTGGTGGATCCGGCCGAAGCCATGAGCACCATCGACGTCAACACCGGGGCGTTCGTCGGCCATCGCAATCTCGAAGAAACCATCTTCAAGACCAATCTGGAAGCGGCCACGGCCATCGCCCGCCAACTGCGCCTGCGCAACCTGGGCGGGATCATCATCATCGACTTCATCGACATGGAGCATGAAGAGCACCAGCGCCAGGTATTGCGGACCCTGGAAAAACAACTCGAGCGCGATCACGCCAAGACCAACATCATTGGCATCACCGAACTGGGCCTGGTGCAGATGACCCGCAAGCGCACCCGCGAAAGCCTTGAGCAAGTGCTGTGCGAGCCATGCAGCAGTTGCCAGGGCCGGGGCAAGCTCAAGACCCCCGAAACCGTGTGTTACGAAATCTTCCGGGAAATTCTCCGGGAGGCGCGCGCCTACCAGGCGACCGGCTATAGAGTGTTGGCGAACCAGAAAGTGGTGGATCGCCTGCTCGATGAAGAGTCGGGCAATGTTGCCGAGCTGGAAGCCTTTATCGGCCGCACGATTCGCTTCCAGGTGGAAACCATGTATTCCCAGGAACAATACGACGTGGTGTTGCTCTGA
- the mreB gene encoding rod shape-determining protein MreB, translating into MFKKLRGMFSSDLSIDLGTANTLIYVRERGIVLNEPSVVAIRTHGNQKSVVAVGTEAKRMLGRTPGNIAAIRPMKDGVIADFSVCEKMLQYFINKVHENSFLQPSPRVLICVPCKSTQVERRAIRESALGAGAREVFLIEEPMAAAIGAGLPVEEARGSMVVDIGGGTTEIALISLNGVVYAESVRVGGDRFDEAIITYVRRNYGSLIGESTAERIKQEIGTAYPGGEVREVDVRGRNLAEGVPRAFTLNSNEVLEALQESLATIVQAVKSALEQSPPELASDIAERGLVLTGGGALLRDLDKLLAQETGLPVIVAEDPLTCVARGGGRALEMMDKHTMDLLSSE; encoded by the coding sequence ATGTTCAAGAAACTGCGTGGCATGTTTTCCAGCGATCTCTCCATTGACCTGGGCACTGCCAACACCCTTATTTACGTGCGCGAGCGCGGTATCGTCCTGAATGAACCCTCGGTCGTGGCCATCCGCACCCATGGTAACCAGAAGAGCGTCGTGGCTGTCGGTACGGAAGCCAAGCGCATGCTGGGCCGTACACCGGGCAACATTGCGGCCATTCGGCCGATGAAGGACGGCGTCATCGCCGACTTCAGCGTCTGCGAAAAGATGCTGCAGTACTTCATCAACAAGGTTCACGAAAACAGCTTCCTGCAGCCCAGCCCTCGTGTGCTGATCTGCGTTCCATGCAAGTCCACCCAGGTGGAGCGTCGCGCCATCCGTGAATCGGCCCTTGGAGCCGGTGCCCGTGAAGTGTTCCTGATCGAAGAGCCGATGGCCGCTGCCATCGGTGCCGGCCTGCCGGTCGAAGAAGCACGCGGTTCGATGGTCGTCGACATCGGTGGCGGTACCACTGAAATCGCCCTGATCTCCCTGAACGGTGTGGTCTACGCCGAATCCGTACGTGTGGGCGGCGATCGTTTCGACGAAGCGATCATCACCTATGTGCGTCGCAACTACGGCAGCCTGATCGGCGAATCCACCGCTGAGCGCATCAAGCAGGAAATCGGCACGGCCTACCCGGGCGGCGAAGTGCGTGAAGTCGACGTTCGCGGCCGCAACCTGGCCGAAGGCGTTCCACGGGCCTTCACCCTCAACTCCAACGAAGTGCTCGAAGCGCTGCAAGAGTCGCTGGCGACCATCGTCCAGGCGGTCAAGAGCGCCCTGGAGCAATCGCCGCCGGAACTGGCGTCGGACATCGCCGAGCGTGGCCTGGTGCTGACCGGTGGTGGCGCGCTGTTGCGTGACCTCGACAAGTTGCTGGCCCAGGAAACCGGTCTGCCGGTGATCGTGGCTGAAGACCCGCTGACCTGCGTTGCCCGCGGTGGCGGCCGTGCATTGGAAATGATGGACAAGCACACCATGGACTTGCTCTCCAGCGAATAA
- the mreC gene encoding rod shape-determining protein MreC — protein sequence MRLLVLTVLSVALMVVDARFTLLKPVRSQMSLVLMESYWITDLPQRLWQGVASQFGSRTELVAENEKLKTENLLLQGRMQKLAALTEQNVRLRELLNSSALVNEKVEVAELIGMDPNPFTHRIIINKGERDGVVLGQPVLDARGLMGQVVELMPYTSRVLLLTDTTHSIPVQVNRNGLRAIASGTGNPERLELRHVADTADIKEGDLLVSSGLGQRFPAGYPVATVKEVIHDSGQPFAIVRAVPTAALNRSRYLLLVFSDTRTPEERANEAAAAQEAQDRQGGEPGAPVTPAPVPVIVPKPPVAPTTPAAPATTPATAPATPAAPAAKLPRSATHAPASQPARPAAKPPVSTPGTAPATRGAREE from the coding sequence GTGCGCCTGTTGGTGCTGACCGTGCTATCGGTTGCGCTGATGGTGGTCGATGCCCGTTTCACGCTGCTCAAGCCCGTGCGCAGCCAGATGTCGCTGGTGTTGATGGAGTCCTACTGGATCACCGACCTGCCGCAGCGGTTGTGGCAAGGTGTGGCCAGCCAGTTTGGCAGCAGGACCGAACTGGTCGCCGAAAACGAAAAACTCAAGACCGAAAACCTGCTGTTGCAGGGACGCATGCAGAAGCTCGCGGCCCTCACCGAGCAGAACGTTCGGCTGCGTGAGTTGCTCAACTCTTCTGCGCTGGTCAACGAGAAGGTCGAAGTGGCCGAGTTGATCGGCATGGACCCGAACCCCTTCACCCACCGCATCATCATCAACAAGGGTGAGCGCGACGGTGTGGTTCTCGGCCAGCCGGTGCTCGACGCCCGGGGCCTGATGGGCCAGGTGGTGGAGCTGATGCCCTACACCTCCCGGGTGCTATTGCTGACCGACACCACCCACAGCATTCCCGTGCAGGTCAACCGCAATGGCTTGCGAGCGATTGCCAGCGGCACCGGCAACCCGGAGCGCCTGGAATTGCGGCACGTGGCCGACACCGCCGACATCAAGGAAGGCGACCTGCTGGTCAGCTCCGGCCTCGGTCAGCGCTTCCCGGCCGGTTATCCGGTGGCGACGGTCAAGGAAGTCATCCATGACTCCGGCCAGCCATTCGCCATCGTACGTGCAGTGCCGACGGCCGCATTGAACCGCAGTCGTTACCTGCTGCTGGTGTTCAGCGACACCCGGACGCCCGAGGAGCGCGCCAACGAAGCCGCCGCGGCCCAGGAAGCCCAGGACCGCCAGGGTGGGGAGCCGGGCGCCCCGGTTACCCCGGCGCCAGTCCCTGTAATCGTGCCGAAACCGCCAGTGGCTCCAACGACTCCGGCCGCTCCGGCCACGACGCCAGCGACCGCGCCCGCTACACCGGCCGCACCTGCTGCTAAGCTGCCCAGGTCGGCGACCCACGCGCCGGCGTCTCAGCCAGCCCGGCCCGCCGCCAAGCCGCCTGTCTCCACACCGGGCACCGCGCCAGCCACCAGGGGAGCACGAGAAGAATGA